The Suricata suricatta isolate VVHF042 chromosome 15, meerkat_22Aug2017_6uvM2_HiC, whole genome shotgun sequence genome includes the window tcctgcttctctgcctgaGGCTGGCTGCATGCAGGTCCAGACTGCTGGGGAAGTGTTCAGAGTCCTCACTTTGACTTCAGGTCTAAGCTGTGTTCTTCGATCCAGCTTCTCTAGCAGTAAAGCTCTGCTATTAATTCATATCTGCcttctgtgtctatttctcaATTAATTCACAGAATTTGGCAGTAAAGTCTGTCTACATTTGAGCCAGTGTGGTGGAGTGAGAGATCATAGAGTCAAAACAACCACCTAAATTTAACCCCAGATGTACATCATACCAATCTGTGACCTTGAAAACGTTTCTACCCTTTTCTGTGTTGTAGTTTCTTAATGGTATATACTTGCAGGATTTTTGTGAAGTATGAGGTAATATACCTCTAAGAATACTTAGAGCAGTGCCTTGTACTCCCTTAACACTAAATAAGTGatgttaaaaataacatatcTGGAGAATGTGTGTCAGagtaaaggacaaaaaaaaatcctactttcAAGCCCCTTCTTTGCTGACCCTGATCAAGCTCCACCACCATGAACCACAAACtaattatttcattgttatttgtGACTCCTTTCTAAGACCTCCTCACCCTTGGTAGctattttgaaatgtcttttacCTACATCACAACTCCACAGGGGATCTACTCTAAAAGTTGAATTCCCATGACATTCCCATATCTAGCACTCCGTTAATGCCTGTGAGATATGAAAAACTAATATAGAAAGGTATACTAACTCAGACAAAAGTAGAATTTAATCACCATAAAAACAAAGTTAGCATTAATGTATTAAATCCTGACCATAAATTTTAATAAGCCTTCCCcatcagaagcaaaaatgaattaaataataataaaagcttatAACATGCCTGACTCATGAAGGAAATTCACCACAgctaaattcaaatttaacattttgccttataatttcaagaaaaagatAGGTTGTATCAGGTTAGTTAACTTtgtaacataattttatttaatttcaagatTTAAACTATTCGTGTATTTTCCTCTATAATTCATTGATTTTGGAACATGGTATTCCATGTGGCACTCAACCCATGAGAGAAGAAATTGCAAATATATAGCATACCTCTAACTTTTATGGCTTCCTAAGCCGAGTTGATATCACTAGTTTTGTCTGTAGACTTTTCAGTTCTGCCCTGATTTGAGCCTCTATACTCAATGTTTCCAACAACAGTCACTATTAAGCAACTGGATGTCTAAGCAATAAGATGCCTATCTGCCTCTCCTACATTAGACAGCGCTTTGAAATCACTCTGCATAAGGATTAAGAGGTGGTAGCCTGGAGTATAGGCCTTCATGAGACTTAAGCTTGACCTTGAAAGATGCATAAAACAGGAGATTTTAAAGCTATAGAAGAAAGAACCATAGAAATCCCACATAAAAGACTAACATAAGTAAGGGGACAAAACGAGAGTTACGCTTGGTAAATCCAGGACACCAAAAGGAGTCTGGCTTACATCAGGTAGACAATGTAATGATAAATGAAGTTCAAATTCTATCATTCTTATTTTCATCACTGTCAATAGGGCTCAAAGGCAATTTTACCATTTTACCTTGTGTGGGCAACCACTGGtattcaaaaatagaaatgcacACGACCCTTTTTctatcattaaaatgttaaacatttctttgcagaaaatcataagaaacttTTTGGCTTTGTGTGACAGCtggtaaaatttctgaaaatgggGACAATGgtaataacattattttttgaaaCCTTTTTAgtactaagcattttacatgaatTATTCCACTTAATCCTTTCACCATCCTATAACAGATACTATATttttctccactttacagatgaagaaacggtTGCCTAATATCAAGATAGTGTCTTCcaaattttgttttgctgtttgtaTTTCATAACCACTAgcagaaaaatagggaaaaattaGCCCTATACAcctatcaaaattatttttaaaattaaagttattttaacatgtaaaaatatttgttaaatacatcTGATGACCTCTTTTATTGGCTATGAGTCCTtataaatgtgtacatatatggATTAAAACTATTAATGtgttttagaggaaaaaattttCACATTAACCTCTTTGAAAGTTATTATAGCAATTAAGTatgcactcatttatttttactcctttttcatAAACTATTTGCCCCAGCTAAGAATAGGTAAGATTTTCCTTAACTAGAGTTGAGTAAATGTACTTAAACTTCAGGTAATAATAAGCACTTAGAATTCTAAGATAATAGATATGTTCATAAGAGAATTATAGTATCCTATCAGAAGACTagtttatatttttgtcaaaGTAAACAGCTTACCTTGGGGGTACAGTTCAACAAATGTAATGTGCCCTGTGAAACTCTTGATAAGTGGAGATTGAAATCCTCACTGTTATTCGCTTTGACAAAGTGCTTCAACTTGTGAGCAGCACGATATAAAAACGCAGCTTcctattacagaaaaaaaaatcaaaagagttgtggttcaaataaaatattaagaaatgacAAGCTTTAGTAAGGAGCCTAAAGCCAGAGTAGTACTGCCAAATAATGCCCCGCCTCCACCCCAGATTTCTATTCCAGTTAATCACATGACTGACAACTAGACCAAAACTGTTGAGCTTCTAAGTGACAGTCGGAAGTACCTAGAATTTGGTGTCAtgattatttgactttttaaagtctcctttctttataatatacatttaagatcTTATCACTTATGAGAGAACATATAATAGGATTATTCAATTTTAAACAAGATAACCAAAGGAGAGGGCTTCTGGAGACAACAATAAAGAAAGGTATGTggtttctcttattattgttgtACCTTTTGAGCTATGGATAAATAGCtggcaataagaaaataaaggccCATATTCACCTCAAACaagtctttcaaatatttaaagtaagaaattaaaataaaaaaacttattaaTATACTCTGAGATACTATGAGGTTAACTCAGCTACTGTGAGCTTAAAAAAGACTATTGAATATCATACTAATTTCTGTAGAAGGAAATGACGGACTTTTGTTGTAAGGTTTGTAAGTTGTAATATTCCACCAACCAGAGGTAGTACTTGTTTGAAGATAAGCAAATAttgaaggaaaacatttcaaagtcCTAAAAGTAAATTATGCTCATGACTTATGTTTATGTATGTGCAAGCAATCACTCTAACAAATATTTTGCCACAGAAGAATTTCAGAAATAAGGGATATGTGTGTCTTTGAATTCAGCAGCTCTTCTAGCAGTTTCAAAGTGAAAATTGAGgtgctaaaatagaaaaaaatatttaccaaataagcCTAGGggtttttgtaaaataaagtataaaagaagacCACAGTATAATTTAATAGGTCAATGGGAACAGTCTAGTTAAGACCAAAAGAATGTGCCATGAATATAATCAATGTAATTATCTCTAACAGACATACAAATAATATAAGCCTCTATAAAGTCAAGCTTGAATGACATATAAATTCCAAGTAATTATTATTACCTTATTATCATCACatgcatgtttttttaaaacgttAGGTTCATTATTCGGGCAATTGGTACGATTTTTTATCATGGTGTCCTGTAGAAAGTAATTATATAACAGTATGGTTAAATTGGGGACTTTTCTAATAtgtagcaatttttaaaacaacgTTATAATACTTTGTCTTAATATATGCACTTTAAGGAAAGTAACTTTAGCCTGGTTCAGCTGACTAGGCATAAAGAATAGTTTTCTGTAGttgaagaataaacaaatatatatacaaaccCTCACATATTTAGAGCTTCGCCCAGACTCCATAATTTAATCCCAGAAGTCGTTGAGAGAATCTGGTTcatttggggaaataaaagtaCCTATTTCAGAAGTTATGCTATGTAGacaaaatactataaattttgaaatcatgaaGTTGAGATGGATTTAAGAGGTTTTCCTGCCACTATAAAACAGCATCAAAAAGATTTTACATAGAATAAGAGAAAGCCTCTTGGCACAGTGAAATTGAAAATTATTCTACACAGCCTTCTAACAATCCAATTTGCCATGCCGAGATAGAACTTTCCTGAGAAACAATGGTATTGAACGTGTATGTATTGTAATGGGGTATGAAGGCAGATATgcatgttcatttttcatttctaaggaGTATAGTATTAAAAGGTGGTGATTACTTGAATCAAGAATTTAGTTGAGGTATTAACTAAATTCCTAAGGATTCAGATTCTTGTATGCACAGGATTGGACTCTCTCTGCCAAGTAAACTAGCAATTCCATGCTATGAGAGCTTCTAGAAAGACTTCAAGTAATCCTAGCCTCTAAGTTCTCAccaaagaaacaggagaaatgGAGTAATGGGCTTCTCTCAGAAAAGTATGCATTACTCTAGTCACCTGTGAAAAGCATAAATGGTCTCTGGTATATCCTGTCGTTAGCTGTATATACTATCTGCTTTATCTGCAGGAATTAGTGTCTGAACATTCATTTAACCACTTACATGTATAGTAACTAAGGTCGATAGAGTCACAGAGTTGAAGAGAACCTTGGATACCCATCTCTTGAGTTACTTTACTTGATttactttattaataataatttcttatagGCATCATGACCTATTTGAATACGTCTTCATATTTATTATGAATAGgtaaaatcaaaaaagaaaagccaagatcACATTGACTTTGAACTGCAATATTTTCCAGTATGAAACATGTTATATAGATTGTTCCAAAAATATATAGTATCTTTTCAAttacatgtttttcatttcagtataattttcttctttgaatttttctattatatttgtaACAGTAGCTTCTTCAGAAAcactaaatgtatataaaatgaattttctatttcaccttttatatatttatctttgatttttaaaaatctcacttttTGTGGTTTTCTCCCCCATGTCTTCCATATGCCTGTTCTAACACAGCACTTCTTTCTGGTTTCCATCTATCCTCAATTTTTCCCCTAAACCTAAAGAGCTcaccttaattttctttattttttcttttgttacattatattatttttagatttttatactttgttttcttactgtgttATGAAAACTTTTGACATTTTCTACTGCTTTCATGGATAATTCATCTTTGATAtgaattcatttttctcctctatgtattcatttgcttatttatgtgttcatttattcatttattttggtagTATCAATGcatagtctttttattttctggttatcTTTCGAGGGGATGCTAAAGTAAATTAGATGATATTTCAGCCAATATTCAACACTTCCTCACCCCATCAGAGGATGTATTAGTTTCTTAGGGATACTgtggaaaattacaaaaaaagttgGTTGctcaaaaaaaacagaaatttattctgtcaCAGTCAGTTCTGGAGTCAGCAGTCCAAAAGGAAGGTATCAGCTGGAGACTCTAGGAGAGAATCCGTTGTttgcctcttctttcttctgttggCTGCCAGCTTGCTTTGGCATTCTTTAGCTTGTGGCCACATGGCTCTAGTCTCTGCCTGCAACTTCATCAGcttcttttctgtatgtttgttaaatctcctttttcttctaagtttttatttaaattccagttagttaacatactgtataatattagtttcagggtagaatttagtgattcaactcttatatacaatacccagtgctcatcacaaggctactccttaatccctatcacctatttaatcatctccccacccacattccctctggtaaccatcaatttgttctctatagttatgtgtctctttcttggtttgcctttctttcccccccacaatgttcatttgtttaatttcttaaattccacatatgagtgaaatcatatggtatttgtctttctctgatttattttgcttagcataacactgtctagctccatccacattattgcaaatggcaagatttccttctttttgatgactgagaaatattccattatatgtgtgtgtgtgtgtgtgtgtgtgtgtgtgtgtgtgtggtatatataccacttcttatttatccattcatcagttgatggacatctgggctctttccaaaatttggctattgttgataatgctgcaataaacatcagggtttatgtatccctttgaattagtatttttgtattccttgggtaaatgactagtactgcaattgctgaattgtagggtagttctatttttaactttttgaagaaacttccaactgttttccagattgactgtaccagtttgcattcccactactACCTTTATCTTATAAAGACACCTGTGATGGCAGTTGGGGTCCAACTGGGTAATCCAAAATAATCTAATTATGTCAAAattcttaatcacatctgcaaagtctcctCTTCCCTATAAATTTCTAAAGATTTGAACCTGATATCATCAAGTGGTCATAGACTCTTGTAGAGAATAACTTCTCTGCCCATTGATGTTGAGTTTGACCAAAATACTGTGCTTTGGATAGTGGACATTTACAGATGGGACAAGAGCAGATGGTATATGCACAACTGAGTTTGGTTACTTGCACCAATGTCTTTCAACATGAGGAGAATAAACCTCTTTCTGGTAGCAGCTTGTTCATTAGCTATGACTGCCTAATAAATGATCacaaaacttagtagcttaaaacaagaaacatttattactgtatagtttctgtgggtcagaaattttGAAGGAGCTTAACTGGGTGTTTCTGACTCTACATCTTCCATAGACCTACAGTCAAGACGTTGGCCTTATCTGTAGTCACATGAGGCTTGGCTAGGTCTAAAGGATCCACTTTCAAGAGACCTTATTCACATAGCTATTAGCAGGAAGCCCCAACTTCTCATCACACGGGCCTCTCCATAACTGTGAGTGTCCTTaccaacatggcagctggcttccttaCAAGCATGCAGTTCAACAGAGAGCAAGAAGGAGGCtacaaaaatgtcttttatgacctagTCAGAAGTCACACACTGCCACTCCCATCTTCTTCATTGGTTATAAGTGAGCTGCTAATTACTGTCACAGGGAATCTTCATGGTCACAGGTATTATAAATGAACTAATGTCTATTGCTGATAAATGATTCTGGTCATCAGCTACATAATtgattgctatttcttttttatcttcctaTTCATTTTGTAGGACAGGGCTGATACTAAGGATTGGGGttttgatacagaaaataaaaattcagactcATACCTTGTCATTCTCTGAAAATGAACTTGTTGCTTACAGAAATAACCTTTATTTCTGATCATCACTATCACAACCTATCCATGGTCTGAAGCGTTGTCTCATATAAAGATTAATTTGGAGGACCTTTTAAAAGTAAGACATTTTTGGTGAAATCTGTTATCTGTATGAAATTTGAAAAGGTGTATATTGCTTTTGGAATCCTACTTTTTTAATTAGTACAAATTTAATTAGTACAAATTTACCATTTGTCAGGTAGCTTAGCAGATTATAGTATGAGTTGGTAGTTAATTCTTAGTGGAAATaaaatgtcattcatttattcttcagtcAAATACTTGTTGAGCATCTACCATTTGCTTTACAGTACTAGAGACAGAACTGTGATCAAAATTATATATGGTTCCTACCTTCAGGAGGTTTACTGTCTGGTAGCATAGACAGACATTAACCCAATAACCACAATCAAATCCAAACATGATCAGTTATGAATAAAAGGCATATGCAGCCATGAAAACCTATACAAGAAGAATTTTACTTAGGAAACCAGTAAAGACTTTCCTGAGAAATAAACACTTTAACTGAGATCTGAATCATGAGTGacctaaagaaagaggaaatagaggAGGCTGTGATGTAGAAAACAACATTCATGGCTGTATTTAAATGGGAGGGGACAATGACAGATATGCTTCTGGAAAAGAAGAGTAAGGGAAAGCGGGTGTTCTGCCTGAAAACAGAAGGGCTGGAAGAGACAAGCAGGATCTAAAAACATGTTAAAGAGCATTGTCTTGATCCTAAAAGCAATAGTTAATGGCTAAATACCTTTTTCAGAGACTTTATTAATAGTAGTCTGATGAACAGAAGAATTCAAGAAGGTATATGCATGAATCTTTAGGAAGCGACTGCATGGTCTGTGCTTGAGATCAGGGTTTATGGGACCTGGTGGTGGGAGAGAATGTAGAGATAGGTGAATCTTTAGGAAGCCAATGacatgatttaaaaagtaaagttaagGGAGATTGGCATACCAAGGATGATTGCTGGGTTTTCTGGTACTGTGTTGACATTTACTGAGAAAGGGAATAGTAGAAAAAGTGGAGTAAATAAGTCATGTGTTTGATTTTAAACAGATGAAGTTTGAATTGATATTCAGAGATCTGAGAACAAGTGTCaaatagacacacagagaagTCAGAGAATTGGAAAGAAAACCAGGAGAATAGATTGTTTTAAAGAGGTAATGGTCTATTATCTAAAATGCCAACTAAAAGGTCAAGTAAGTATGaggccttggtggctcagttggctaagcatttgactgtggctcaaatcatgatttcacagtttgtgggttcaaggcctgtgtcaggctctgtgctgtcagctcagagcctggaacttgcttcagattctgtgtctccccctctttctgcccctcccccactcatgctttgtctctctttcgctttcaaaaataaataacattaaaatgtttcttaaaagtcAAGTTAGCTAAGTCTTGTATGAAATTTATCCACATAAATGGAGCAAGCTAAAGtataaaaaattgataataaatgataatattaatGATGGAACAAAAATATTTAGCAGATATTATATTTGTTTAGAGGTAATGTGTGTGAACAAAGGAATGTGCttataataaaacaacaaaagtagaAGATATTATGTAAAGCATATATTcaaatgtatgtacatatgcacacacatgaacaTATGTCAGAGAAGCTCTCTTAACTGATCAACATTTAACTAACTTCCTAGTTTGATCAATACCCTATCTATTCTGTAGAAACATATTGGTTGGCTAATGCCACAGCACACTGAACACCCCCAACTAGTAGTCTAGTTTCTGACATACTcatacatttttgcttttatgaccTAAGTTGCATATTTACTAAGTCAATTCCTTAACACTGTTGATTTTGAGTACATATATATTCTAAGTAAAAATCTAAGAAAACCGGTAATCTAAGCTTCCACCttaggaaactataaaaagatgagaaaattaaattcaaagtaagcaaaagagaagaattataaaagagtagaaatcaattaaattggaaataagaaa containing:
- the IL7 gene encoding interleukin-7 isoform X3, whose protein sequence is MFHVSFRYIFGIPPLILVLLPVASSDCDIEGKDGREYQHILMISINDLDTMIKNRTNCPNNEPNVLKKHACDDNKEAAFLYRAAHKLKHFVKANNSEDFNLHLSRVSQGTLHLLNCTPKGLTGM